In Leisingera sp. NJS204, the following are encoded in one genomic region:
- a CDS encoding DUF2244 domain-containing protein has translation MPYNWTRPQQDAERELHLWPHQSLPPQGYVRFLGLTAALICVPLIPVLGSFLLWGLLPFLLLALFGMKWALDRSRHDHQILEVLTIGKEEAHLERINPDGGRQNWRCNRYWTRVEMHDHDGPVPHYVTLQGGGREVEIGAFLSEDERVALYGDLKSAFSH, from the coding sequence ATGCCCTACAACTGGACCCGACCGCAGCAAGACGCCGAACGCGAGCTGCACCTTTGGCCGCATCAATCGCTGCCACCGCAGGGCTATGTGCGGTTCCTTGGCTTGACAGCGGCACTGATCTGCGTGCCGCTGATCCCTGTCCTGGGATCTTTCCTGCTGTGGGGGCTGCTGCCGTTCCTGCTGCTGGCCCTGTTCGGCATGAAATGGGCGCTGGACCGCAGCCGCCATGACCATCAGATCCTGGAGGTGCTGACCATCGGAAAAGAAGAGGCCCATCTGGAGCGGATCAATCCCGATGGCGGCCGTCAAAACTGGCGCTGCAACCGCTACTGGACCCGCGTCGAGATGCACGACCACGACGGCCCGGTGCCGCATTATGTCACCCTGCAAGGCGGCGGCCGCGAAGTGGAGATCGGAGCGTTCCTGTCTGAAGACGAACGGGTCGCGCTTTATGGCGACCTCAAGTCTGCTTTTTCGCATTGA
- a CDS encoding cytochrome c oxidase subunit I, translated as MADAAIHGHGHEDERTFFTRWFMSTNHKDIGILYLIVSAFAGLISVIFTVYMRLELMDPGVQYMCLEGARMFADASAECTPNGHLWNVMITAHGILMMFFVVIPALFGGFGNYFMPLQIGAPDMAFPRMNNLSFWMYVTGTSLAVLSVVSPGGNDQLGSGVGWVLYPPLSVNEGGYSMDLAIFAVHVSGASSILGAINMITTFLNMRAPGMTLFKVPLFSWSIFVTSWLILLSLPVLAGAITMLLMDRNFGFTFFDAAGGGDPILYQHILWFFGHPEVYIVILPGFGIISHVIATFARKPVFGYLPMVWAIIAIGVLGFVVWAHHMYTVGMSLNQQAYFMLATMVIAVPTGVKVFSWIATMWGGSIEFKAPMMFAFGFLFLFTVGGVTGVVLSQASVDRAYHDTYYVVAHFHYVMSLGAVFAIFSGIYFYFGKMTGRQYNELGAQIHFWMFFIGANLTFFPQHFLGRQGMPRRYIDYPEGFAYWNKISSYGAFLSFASFLLFFGVVIYSLLRGARITQNNYWNEYADTLEWTLPCPPPEHTFEILPKQEDWDRSHSH; from the coding sequence ATGGCAGACGCAGCCATTCATGGTCACGGCCACGAGGACGAGCGGACTTTCTTCACCCGCTGGTTCATGAGCACGAACCATAAAGACATCGGCATTCTCTACCTGATCGTTTCGGCGTTCGCCGGTCTTATCTCTGTCATCTTCACCGTCTATATGCGGCTGGAACTGATGGATCCCGGCGTTCAGTACATGTGCCTGGAGGGCGCGCGCATGTTCGCAGACGCCTCTGCGGAATGCACCCCGAACGGCCATCTCTGGAACGTGATGATCACCGCCCACGGCATCCTGATGATGTTCTTCGTGGTGATTCCGGCGCTGTTCGGCGGTTTCGGCAACTATTTCATGCCGCTGCAGATCGGCGCGCCGGACATGGCGTTCCCGCGGATGAACAACCTCAGCTTCTGGATGTATGTCACAGGCACCTCGCTGGCGGTCCTCTCGGTTGTCTCCCCGGGCGGCAATGACCAGCTGGGCTCCGGCGTGGGCTGGGTTCTTTACCCGCCGCTGTCGGTGAACGAGGGCGGCTACTCGATGGATCTGGCGATCTTTGCCGTGCACGTCTCGGGCGCGTCCTCGATCCTGGGTGCGATCAATATGATCACCACCTTCCTGAACATGCGCGCCCCGGGCATGACCCTGTTCAAGGTGCCGCTGTTCTCCTGGTCGATCTTCGTCACCTCCTGGCTGATCCTGCTGTCCCTGCCGGTTCTGGCCGGCGCCATCACCATGCTGCTGATGGACCGCAACTTCGGCTTCACCTTCTTTGATGCAGCCGGCGGCGGCGACCCGATCCTGTACCAGCACATCCTGTGGTTCTTCGGCCACCCGGAAGTCTACATCGTGATCCTGCCGGGCTTTGGCATCATCTCCCACGTCATCGCCACCTTCGCGCGCAAGCCTGTCTTCGGCTATCTGCCGATGGTCTGGGCGATCATCGCGATCGGTGTTCTGGGCTTTGTTGTCTGGGCGCACCACATGTACACCGTCGGCATGTCGCTGAACCAGCAGGCCTACTTCATGCTGGCCACAATGGTCATCGCGGTTCCGACCGGGGTTAAGGTGTTCAGCTGGATCGCCACAATGTGGGGCGGCTCGATCGAATTCAAAGCTCCGATGATGTTTGCTTTCGGCTTCCTGTTCCTGTTCACCGTCGGCGGTGTGACCGGTGTGGTGCTGTCGCAGGCCTCCGTCGACCGCGCCTATCACGACACCTATTATGTGGTTGCGCACTTCCACTACGTGATGAGCTTGGGCGCTGTCTTTGCGATCTTCTCGGGCATCTACTTCTACTTCGGCAAGATGACCGGCCGTCAGTACAACGAGCTGGGCGCCCAGATCCACTTCTGGATGTTCTTCATCGGCGCCAACCTGACGTTTTTCCCGCAGCACTTCCTGGGCCGCCAGGGCATGCCGCGCCGGTACATCGACTATCCGGAAGGCTTCGCCTACTGGAACAAGATCTCGTCCTATGGCGCGTTCCTGTCCTTTGCATCCTTCCTGCTGTTCTTCGGCGTGGTGATCTATTCGCTGCTGCGCGGCGCCCGCATCACCCAGAACAACTACTGGAACGAATACGCGGATACCCTGGAGTGGACCCTGCCCTGCCCGCCGCCCGAGCACACCTTTGAAATCCTGCCCAAGCAGGAAGACTGGGACCGCTCGCATTCGCACTAA
- a CDS encoding GatB/YqeY domain-containing protein, with product MDTRTQVNQALKQAMKDKAAERLCTLRLINAAIKDREIAARADGEEGGIGEGEILAILGKMTKQRNESARAYEEGGRLDLAERELGEIAIIEEFLPQQLSDEEAGEAITAAVAETGAESIRDMGKVMGALKAKYTGQMDFGKAGPLVKDQLCSKGDC from the coding sequence ATGGATACGCGCACACAGGTCAATCAGGCCTTGAAGCAAGCGATGAAAGACAAGGCGGCGGAGCGGCTGTGTACGCTGCGGCTGATCAACGCGGCAATCAAGGACCGGGAAATCGCCGCCCGCGCCGATGGTGAAGAGGGCGGTATCGGGGAAGGGGAAATCCTTGCCATCCTGGGAAAGATGACCAAGCAGCGCAACGAAAGCGCACGCGCCTATGAAGAAGGCGGGCGGCTGGATCTTGCGGAGCGGGAACTGGGCGAAATCGCCATCATCGAGGAATTCCTGCCGCAGCAGCTGAGCGACGAGGAAGCCGGCGAGGCGATCACTGCGGCGGTGGCGGAAACCGGCGCCGAATCGATTCGCGACATGGGCAAGGTGATGGGGGCGCTGAAGGCGAAATACACCGGCCAGATGGATTTCGGCAAAGCCGGGCCCCTGGTCAAGGACCAGCTTTGCAGCAAAGGCGACTGCTGA